From the Maioricimonas rarisocia genome, one window contains:
- a CDS encoding DEAD/DEAH box helicase, whose translation MSSFEQLHPALQHHIVNSLGWRSLRPFQEAVIPRILSGEHLIVLAPTAGGKTEAALFPTLSRMLTSGWTGLSVLYICPIKALLNNLDVRLQRYCTLLGRRSAVWHGDIRPTARKRILRDPPDCLLTTPESLEVMLVSRNVDERGLFSNLQMVIIDEIHAFAGDDRGWHLLAVLERISRLAGRELQRIGLSATVGNPDVLVDWLAGSCAGPRGVYLPPDKGVGQADVKLDYVGSLHNAAVVISRLHRGEKRLVFVDSRARAEQLATDLRGLDVTTFVTHSSLSPDQRKQAEEAFASRDDCVIVATSVLELGIDVGDLDRVIQIDAPTTVSSFLQRMGRTGRRAGTLRNCLFLATREDALLQAAALIDLWSDGYVEPIVPPPRPLHILSQQLMALALQEGGIGRQDWFEHVAAVAGFASIPLEQRRQLLDGMLEREILWDDEGLLWLGRTGEETFGRRSFLELFSVFVSAPLFAVLHGRREVGYVDEMSFLGKQEGPRVLLLGGRAWQVNHIDWQRRIAYVEPTEEKGRSRWLGQGSGLGLRMCRSAQHVLAGEDHRECWSRRAREQIDALRTQYPWLQPEGTVVVGGADGVKWWTFAGSAGNATLANELASLLTSSVKSDSFSLEFDASLKLANVEAAISQLKEHSAADMRPAADESALDGLKFSECLPRELALEMLEQRMSDTDAVQCVLESKVRLVSV comes from the coding sequence GTGAGCAGCTTCGAGCAGTTACATCCTGCACTTCAGCATCACATCGTCAACAGCCTCGGCTGGCGATCGCTGCGACCGTTCCAGGAAGCGGTTATCCCGCGGATTCTCTCAGGCGAGCATCTGATCGTGCTCGCACCCACCGCCGGCGGCAAAACCGAGGCAGCCCTGTTTCCCACCCTCTCCCGGATGCTGACGTCCGGCTGGACTGGTCTGAGCGTCCTGTACATCTGCCCGATCAAGGCCCTGCTGAACAACCTCGACGTGCGGCTGCAGCGGTACTGCACGCTGCTGGGACGACGCTCGGCGGTGTGGCATGGTGACATCCGGCCAACCGCCCGCAAGCGGATCCTTCGCGACCCGCCGGACTGCCTGCTCACCACTCCGGAATCGCTCGAGGTGATGCTGGTCTCCCGCAACGTCGACGAACGGGGACTGTTCAGCAACCTGCAGATGGTCATTATCGACGAGATTCATGCGTTCGCCGGTGACGACCGCGGCTGGCATCTGCTGGCTGTCCTCGAACGAATCTCGAGACTCGCTGGACGGGAACTGCAGCGGATCGGCCTCTCGGCAACGGTGGGCAATCCGGACGTCCTCGTCGACTGGCTGGCCGGTTCGTGCGCGGGACCGCGTGGCGTCTACCTGCCTCCGGACAAAGGGGTGGGCCAGGCCGATGTGAAGCTCGATTACGTCGGTTCTCTGCACAATGCGGCTGTAGTAATCTCGCGACTGCACCGAGGGGAGAAGCGGCTGGTGTTTGTCGACAGCCGTGCGCGTGCCGAGCAGCTCGCTACCGATCTGCGGGGCCTGGACGTGACAACGTTCGTCACGCACAGTTCGCTGAGTCCGGATCAGCGGAAGCAGGCCGAAGAAGCGTTCGCCTCCCGTGACGACTGCGTCATCGTCGCCACCAGTGTCCTTGAACTGGGCATCGACGTGGGGGACCTGGACCGCGTCATCCAGATCGACGCTCCGACCACCGTCTCCAGTTTTCTGCAGCGGATGGGGCGGACCGGCCGACGGGCCGGCACGCTGCGAAACTGCCTGTTCCTTGCCACACGGGAAGACGCGCTGCTGCAGGCTGCGGCACTGATTGACCTGTGGAGCGATGGTTATGTCGAACCGATCGTCCCCCCGCCGCGGCCGCTGCACATCCTCTCTCAGCAGTTGATGGCGCTGGCACTGCAGGAGGGAGGCATTGGCCGGCAGGACTGGTTCGAACATGTGGCCGCCGTTGCGGGGTTTGCGTCGATCCCTCTGGAACAGCGCCGGCAACTCCTCGACGGGATGCTGGAGCGGGAAATCCTGTGGGACGACGAGGGACTCCTCTGGCTGGGCCGTACCGGCGAAGAAACCTTCGGCCGCAGGAGCTTTCTCGAACTCTTCTCAGTGTTCGTATCCGCACCGCTGTTCGCCGTCCTGCACGGCCGCAGGGAAGTCGGCTATGTGGACGAGATGAGTTTCCTCGGCAAACAGGAGGGCCCCCGCGTGCTGCTGCTGGGAGGCCGCGCCTGGCAGGTGAATCACATCGACTGGCAACGACGGATCGCCTACGTCGAGCCGACCGAGGAGAAGGGGCGATCGCGATGGCTTGGTCAGGGGTCCGGTCTGGGGTTGCGGATGTGCCGATCGGCTCAACACGTCCTGGCGGGAGAGGATCATCGCGAGTGCTGGTCCCGTCGGGCGCGGGAGCAGATCGACGCATTGAGAACGCAGTACCCCTGGCTGCAGCCGGAGGGGACGGTCGTGGTCGGCGGAGCGGACGGCGTGAAGTGGTGGACATTCGCGGGCAGTGCCGGCAACGCCACGCTCGCCAACGAACTGGCATCGCTGCTGACCAGTTCGGTTAAGAGCGACAGCTTCTCGCTGGAGTTCGACGCGAGCCTGAAGCTAGCGAATGTGGAAGCAGCCATCAGCCAGCTCAAAGAACACTCGGCGGCCGACATGCGTCCCGCGGCCGACGAGAGTGCGCTCGACGGGCTGAAGTTCTCCGAATGCCTACCGCGTGAACTGGCGCTGGAGATGCTCGAGCAGCGGATGAGCGACACGGATGCTGTGCAATGTGTACTGGAGTCGAAAGTACGGCTGGTTTCTGTATGA
- the pglZ gene encoding BREX-2 system phosphatase PglZ, whose amino-acid sequence MSQPAPTLSQIRAQVDAIRKKRSGAQTIGIRAAGRWTGDPRVEVGDEQYAIFQCDSPLAMREALLQPADHCTRVLISNVDDAQISDDILLRLTPRRFVPLDGWQIVQSLFQARAIDPRLTRYSWIADMLVDLNPPGGFPPVPSGFLDAETVWRILLQHRIGLDTRGIDLAALLRWSADAEAVAGFRSSSEEFRAAAREWLVEQTGPAAAAILDCVASQPSPDTLPIGLVLGVIFNPRASQKLQKSLGKLEVKYLGGESPAAPIRERWQAAATEAVRMESLPLPKRKHLLARADEILYELEADRFAWISDTSPIGFDQRLQHFGRTLSDVVASSAVTSTESLDQVRESILEHDAARRESRRLQRLEMAMRLVRWLIRSQSSTKPQSLADAARHYLREGGFLDWARQTLRNGDPVQELSQAYAQLCERVTRYREQDSEQFARLLVDWTASKTSDAFVMPVERILDQIVAPLAARTRVLVVVLDGMSVAVFRELMADLLGRDWALLVEEGVGLRPGLATVPSLTEVSRCSLLSGRRSQGNGTQEQSAFTQHPALLKHCRADSPPVLFHKKSLLESDDGGLSGEIREAIASQHRRIVGVVVNAVDDHLLKGDQIDTPWTRDTIVALPTLLQGARTARRTVVLLSDHGHIIENHTRFRQYEGGGDRWRPDEGEPEPGELRIKGPRVVMPDSQTLIAPWTEKLRYKGKKNGYHGGVSPQEMIVPIAVLTAGDTPPDGWTEAPVDLPVWWNADAPASETEQVVTPPPPPKPKPGRLFDPDVEPMTSTSALEPASAVPHWISALLNSPVYASQKELGGRKPVDDQQLTRLLTSLDRRGGKLTSPALARELGCSLMRLRGLLAKVTQVLNIDGYQVISRDDASDTIALDRPLLLKQFDLGESS is encoded by the coding sequence GTGAGCCAGCCAGCCCCGACGCTCAGCCAGATCCGCGCCCAGGTCGACGCCATCCGCAAGAAGCGGAGCGGCGCACAAACGATCGGCATCCGCGCTGCCGGTCGCTGGACCGGCGATCCACGGGTGGAGGTCGGCGACGAACAGTACGCGATCTTCCAGTGTGATTCGCCACTCGCCATGCGCGAGGCGCTGCTCCAGCCGGCTGACCACTGCACGCGCGTCCTCATCTCGAATGTCGACGACGCGCAGATCAGCGACGATATCCTGCTGCGACTGACGCCCCGCCGGTTCGTCCCCCTCGATGGCTGGCAGATCGTCCAGTCGCTGTTTCAGGCTCGGGCGATTGATCCCCGACTGACGCGGTACAGCTGGATCGCCGACATGCTCGTCGATCTCAATCCGCCGGGCGGCTTTCCTCCTGTTCCCAGCGGCTTTCTGGACGCTGAGACGGTCTGGCGGATCCTGCTGCAACACAGGATCGGGCTCGATACGCGGGGCATCGATCTTGCAGCACTGCTCCGCTGGTCGGCCGACGCCGAAGCGGTTGCAGGCTTTCGCAGCTCCAGCGAAGAATTCCGCGCAGCCGCCAGAGAGTGGCTCGTCGAACAGACCGGACCGGCAGCAGCAGCAATCCTCGATTGCGTCGCCAGCCAGCCCTCCCCGGACACCCTCCCCATCGGACTGGTGCTGGGAGTCATCTTTAACCCGCGGGCCTCGCAGAAGCTGCAGAAGAGTCTCGGCAAGCTCGAGGTGAAGTACCTGGGGGGAGAGTCGCCGGCGGCACCGATTCGTGAGCGCTGGCAAGCTGCCGCGACGGAAGCGGTTCGCATGGAGTCCCTTCCGCTTCCGAAACGGAAGCACCTGCTGGCCCGGGCCGACGAGATCCTGTATGAACTTGAGGCGGATCGCTTCGCCTGGATCAGCGACACATCGCCGATTGGTTTCGACCAGCGCCTGCAACACTTCGGCCGGACTCTGTCCGATGTCGTCGCTTCTTCGGCAGTCACCTCGACGGAGTCGCTGGATCAGGTGCGGGAGTCGATCCTCGAGCATGACGCGGCAAGGCGGGAGTCGCGCCGGCTGCAGCGTCTGGAGATGGCAATGCGGCTGGTCCGCTGGCTCATCCGGTCTCAAAGTTCGACGAAACCGCAGTCGCTCGCAGACGCTGCCCGCCACTATCTGCGGGAGGGGGGCTTCCTCGACTGGGCCCGCCAGACCCTGCGTAACGGCGACCCGGTGCAGGAGCTCTCGCAGGCGTACGCGCAGTTGTGCGAACGGGTGACACGCTATCGCGAACAGGACTCCGAACAGTTTGCCCGGCTGCTCGTCGACTGGACGGCCAGTAAGACCAGCGACGCGTTCGTCATGCCTGTCGAGAGGATCCTCGATCAGATCGTCGCCCCCCTTGCCGCTCGAACACGCGTGCTCGTCGTCGTGCTGGACGGAATGAGTGTCGCGGTCTTTCGCGAACTGATGGCCGACCTGCTCGGCCGCGACTGGGCACTGCTCGTGGAGGAAGGAGTCGGACTGCGGCCCGGTCTGGCAACGGTTCCGTCGCTCACCGAGGTCTCACGCTGCAGCCTTCTTTCCGGACGACGCAGCCAGGGAAACGGAACGCAGGAACAGTCCGCCTTTACGCAGCACCCGGCACTGCTCAAACACTGTCGGGCCGACTCCCCTCCCGTCCTGTTTCACAAGAAGTCGCTGCTCGAATCGGATGATGGCGGCCTCTCGGGAGAGATTCGCGAGGCAATTGCTTCGCAGCACCGGCGCATTGTCGGCGTGGTCGTCAACGCGGTCGACGACCACCTGCTCAAGGGGGACCAGATCGATACTCCGTGGACGCGCGATACGATCGTCGCGCTCCCCACGCTGCTGCAGGGGGCCCGGACCGCCCGGCGAACGGTGGTCCTCCTCAGCGATCACGGACACATCATCGAGAACCACACAAGGTTCCGGCAGTATGAGGGCGGCGGCGACCGCTGGCGCCCCGACGAGGGAGAGCCGGAACCTGGCGAATTGCGAATCAAGGGGCCGCGGGTCGTCATGCCCGACTCGCAGACGCTGATCGCCCCCTGGACCGAAAAGCTCCGTTATAAGGGAAAGAAGAACGGTTACCACGGCGGAGTTTCGCCGCAGGAGATGATCGTCCCAATCGCCGTCCTCACGGCTGGCGACACACCCCCTGACGGCTGGACCGAAGCCCCCGTCGATCTGCCGGTGTGGTGGAATGCCGACGCCCCCGCTTCTGAAACAGAACAGGTCGTCACGCCACCCCCGCCGCCAAAGCCGAAGCCGGGGCGACTCTTCGACCCCGATGTCGAGCCGATGACCAGTACGTCGGCTCTGGAGCCAGCGAGTGCCGTACCGCACTGGATTTCCGCACTTCTCAACTCGCCGGTTTACGCCAGTCAGAAAGAGCTGGGCGGTCGCAAGCCGGTCGACGACCAACAGCTCACCCGTCTGCTCACGAGTCTCGACCGTCGGGGCGGAAAACTGACCTCGCCGGCCCTGGCCCGGGAGCTCGGCTGTTCGCTGATGCGGCTGCGGGGCCTGCTCGCGAAGGTGACGCAGGTGCTCAATATCGATGGTTATCAGGTGATCAGTCGCGACGATGCCTCCGACACGATCGCGCTCGACCGCCCGCTGCTGCTCAAGCAGTTTGATCTTGGGGAGTCTTCCTGA
- the brxD gene encoding BREX system ATP-binding protein BrxD yields the protein MTISPQRREEIIDALRRGTVPRNSLDAFAVGLDRFEDALSKELEKVRSGGSVFKAVRGEYGCGKTFFARWLGDRARKLGFATAEVQVSEAETPLHRLETVYRRMIERLATADTPHGALRNIVDGWFFTLEEDVLAEGTIDESDEQALVARTEALLEQRLAAVSQSTPTFSAALRGYRRAQAEGNLAVAESILAWLAGQPNVASAAKKYAGVKGDIDHFGALSFLQGLLTVLRDSGQAGMLVVLDEVETIQRVRSDVRDKSLNALRQLIDEVDSGRFPGLYLLITGTPAFFEGPQGISRLEPLAQRLHVDFQTESKFDNPLAVQIRLPGFNLERLCRVGSKVRDIYAQHSRTPEQISQKCDDDYVQTLAGAVAGTLGGKIGVAPRIFLKKLVGDVLDRIELHEDFDPRAHYALTISDTELTAVERQARAADDVDDIELDL from the coding sequence GTGACGATCAGTCCACAACGTCGCGAAGAGATCATCGACGCCCTTCGTCGGGGTACCGTGCCGCGCAACAGTCTCGACGCCTTCGCCGTCGGCCTCGACCGTTTCGAAGACGCGTTGTCGAAAGAACTGGAGAAGGTCCGCTCGGGGGGAAGCGTGTTCAAGGCGGTGCGGGGAGAGTACGGCTGCGGGAAAACCTTCTTCGCCCGCTGGCTGGGAGACCGCGCCCGCAAGCTCGGCTTCGCCACCGCGGAGGTTCAGGTCTCCGAAGCCGAAACGCCGCTGCACCGGCTGGAGACCGTCTACCGCCGCATGATCGAACGACTGGCGACGGCGGATACCCCCCACGGAGCACTCCGGAACATTGTGGACGGCTGGTTCTTTACGCTGGAAGAAGACGTCCTTGCGGAGGGGACCATCGACGAGTCGGACGAACAGGCCCTCGTGGCCCGGACCGAGGCGCTGCTCGAACAGCGGTTGGCCGCCGTCAGCCAGTCGACGCCGACTTTCAGTGCTGCCCTTCGCGGTTACCGCCGGGCTCAGGCCGAGGGCAACCTGGCCGTCGCGGAATCGATTCTCGCCTGGCTGGCGGGACAGCCGAATGTGGCGTCGGCCGCGAAGAAGTACGCCGGCGTGAAAGGGGACATCGATCACTTCGGTGCACTCAGCTTTCTGCAGGGGCTGCTAACGGTGCTGCGCGATTCGGGTCAGGCGGGCATGCTGGTCGTGCTGGACGAAGTCGAAACGATCCAGCGGGTCCGCTCCGACGTGCGGGACAAGAGTCTCAATGCCCTCCGCCAGCTCATCGATGAAGTCGACTCGGGGCGGTTTCCCGGGCTGTATCTGCTGATTACCGGCACGCCGGCGTTTTTCGAAGGACCACAGGGGATTTCGCGACTGGAACCGCTCGCGCAGCGCCTGCACGTCGACTTTCAGACCGAGTCGAAGTTCGATAATCCGCTGGCAGTCCAGATTCGCCTGCCTGGCTTCAACCTCGAACGTCTCTGCCGCGTGGGCAGCAAGGTACGGGACATCTACGCCCAGCACAGCCGAACCCCTGAGCAGATCAGTCAGAAGTGCGACGACGACTATGTGCAGACGCTGGCCGGTGCGGTCGCCGGCACGCTTGGCGGCAAGATCGGCGTGGCCCCGCGAATCTTTCTGAAGAAGCTGGTCGGCGACGTGCTGGACCGGATCGAACTGCACGAAGACTTCGACCCGCGCGCACATTACGCACTGACGATTTCTGATACCGAACTGACGGCAGTGGAACGTCAGGCCAGAGCAGCCGACGACGTCGACGATATCGAGCTGGACCTGTGA
- a CDS encoding lectin-like protein — MIPRLCAFLLLLSTSARVGLCGQIFGPHQWESSAGGNDHYYALVFTDGPDITWFEARDAAENFSLFGGTGHLVTITSFAESEFLRTSFQDQFAINYHTAPGTNAWIGLTDEKTDGTYEWITGEPFSFSRWASTEPTNTIVNEDYVHLWYRDNDDGAGAVWSWNDSFPQRGIDASQVGFIVEGTQIVPEPSSMALFVCGLGCAAVARRRRKTNEQ; from the coding sequence ATGATTCCTCGTCTTTGCGCATTCCTGCTTCTACTGTCGACAAGTGCCCGCGTCGGCCTGTGCGGCCAGATCTTCGGGCCGCATCAGTGGGAAAGCAGTGCCGGCGGGAACGACCACTATTACGCACTGGTCTTCACAGATGGTCCGGACATCACGTGGTTCGAGGCCCGTGATGCCGCGGAGAACTTCAGTCTGTTCGGCGGGACCGGACACCTGGTGACTATCACGTCGTTCGCCGAGAGCGAGTTTCTGCGGACAAGTTTTCAGGACCAGTTTGCCATTAACTACCACACAGCGCCCGGCACCAATGCGTGGATCGGGCTGACCGATGAGAAGACGGACGGCACCTACGAATGGATCACAGGGGAACCGTTCTCCTTCTCGCGATGGGCATCAACTGAGCCGACGAACACGATTGTTAATGAAGACTACGTGCATCTGTGGTACCGGGACAACGATGACGGGGCTGGGGCCGTCTGGAGCTGGAATGACTCATTTCCACAGCGGGGCATTGACGCCAGTCAGGTTGGATTCATTGTCGAGGGGACGCAGATCGTGCCGGAGCCGTCCAGCATGGCATTATTCGTCTGTGGACTCGGATGTGCGGCCGTCGCTCGCCGTCGGAGAAAGACGAACGAACAATGA
- a CDS encoding phage resistance protein — translation MTLLKELIDIPEHVDKGQFVLKLTEGVTDPQATVSTYVPTPQLVRCFDDALNFISGAVTSGTSKATYLHGSFGSGKSHFMAILHLILQGNPVAKGIPELTGTIQKHNDWITGRKFLLVPYHMIGAHDVESGILGGYVDYVRRTHPEAPIPGVYLAEGLFRDAQALRQRMGDEAFFKALSEAGGDGGDSGWGNVQVDAWTPERFDNAVIAGPGDEERTKLVSALIGKFFGSYDIQAGAKGESFLPLDTGLSVISKHAQELGYDGLILFLDELILWLASHAADLNFVHQEGQKLAKLVEAQTADRPVPIISFIARQRDLSELIGESVPGANRLNFSDALKHWEGRFHRITLEDRNLPAIAEKRVLRCRNRAARDELDAAFEQTSKIRNSVMTTLLTSDGDREMFRKVYPFSPALVQTLIAVSSVLQRERTALKVMMQLLVDQRDWLSVGDIVPVGDLFDVVAHGDEAFSPEMAIHFDNAKRLYHQKLLPMLEKQHGRREELQQLPFDDPKRTAFRNDDRLVKTLLLSALVPQVESLSGLNAERLAALNHGTIRTPVPGREGQEVLRRCRQWAATVGEIRIGEESTNPTISVQLSGVDTESIIRQAEREDNQGNRIRRVRQMLFEQLGVEGDGEFEHRYDFLWRNTSRECVVLFRNIRELTDTSLHNDEDEWKLIVDFPFDEQGHGPRDDISKLQAYKSSHPDGARTICWVPQFFSEEARSDLGLLVVLEYVLTGERFDQYSSHLSPQNRQAAKSQLENQRSVLRQRVRNHLNAAYGLDETAGAALDALHDLDKSEQFVSLWPSFDPQPPVAADLRGMMEKLLGQALESEFPAAPEFEAEVRSANLKKVFAVGIDAARDGKRAAVDKPLRPLVRGIANPLRIGDMGHDATHFAIGDYWKSHFDRRASETGGPVSIAQLRRWIDEPQPMGLPKEVENLIILVYAEQTNRIVIRHGAPYDATLTHLPNDCELRREVLPPESAWNTAVDVAGKVFGVAASPLLKAVNVSRLAEEVRKLAAHDRVPCQTFARRLKERLSMLEIGDSDRLKTAEATATLVEQVHANAAGDDNALVAALAGARIATTAEAMGECRANAQGMAATLESTNWELFESLASLEGQIPEKVAEVKSLIRESLTSNEHVIALGPALKKAQAMSIRLITSAASTSAPVPQPPPAAPVAGSAVTSASETQEASPAVTQSSEYRRAEPGRRVVDQGEASGVDLDRAGQRLEQLRQHVKEGRQVRVNLQWIVEEETDA, via the coding sequence ATGACGCTTCTCAAAGAACTGATCGACATCCCCGAGCACGTCGACAAGGGCCAGTTCGTCCTCAAACTGACCGAGGGCGTCACCGACCCGCAGGCGACCGTCTCCACCTACGTCCCCACGCCGCAGCTTGTCCGCTGCTTCGACGACGCGCTCAACTTCATCAGCGGCGCGGTCACCAGTGGCACGAGCAAGGCGACGTATCTGCACGGCAGTTTCGGTAGTGGTAAAAGCCACTTCATGGCGATCCTGCATCTGATCCTGCAGGGGAACCCGGTCGCCAAAGGGATTCCCGAACTGACTGGCACGATCCAGAAGCACAACGACTGGATCACCGGCCGCAAATTCCTGCTCGTCCCATACCACATGATCGGCGCCCACGACGTCGAATCGGGCATTCTCGGCGGATACGTCGACTACGTCCGCCGCACGCATCCCGAGGCTCCGATCCCCGGCGTCTATCTGGCGGAGGGGTTGTTCCGCGATGCCCAGGCACTGCGGCAGCGGATGGGGGACGAGGCGTTCTTCAAGGCCCTCAGTGAAGCAGGTGGAGATGGAGGTGACAGCGGCTGGGGGAACGTGCAGGTCGATGCCTGGACGCCCGAGCGGTTCGACAACGCCGTCATCGCCGGCCCGGGTGACGAAGAGCGGACGAAGCTCGTCAGTGCGCTCATCGGCAAATTCTTCGGCTCGTACGACATCCAGGCGGGGGCGAAGGGAGAGTCGTTTCTGCCGCTCGATACCGGCCTGTCGGTGATCAGCAAGCACGCGCAGGAGCTGGGGTACGACGGCCTGATTCTGTTTCTGGACGAGCTGATTCTGTGGCTGGCCAGCCATGCCGCCGACCTCAACTTCGTGCATCAGGAGGGTCAGAAGCTGGCCAAGCTGGTGGAGGCACAGACGGCCGACCGCCCGGTCCCGATCATCAGCTTTATCGCCCGCCAGCGGGACTTGAGCGAGCTGATCGGGGAATCGGTGCCGGGGGCGAACCGGCTGAACTTCAGCGATGCTCTCAAGCACTGGGAGGGGCGGTTTCACCGGATCACGCTGGAAGACCGCAACCTGCCCGCCATTGCCGAGAAGCGTGTGCTCCGCTGCAGGAACAGAGCGGCCCGGGACGAACTCGATGCGGCGTTCGAGCAGACGTCGAAGATCCGCAATTCGGTGATGACGACGCTGCTGACCAGCGACGGCGACCGGGAGATGTTCCGCAAGGTGTACCCGTTCAGTCCGGCTCTGGTGCAGACGCTGATTGCCGTCTCCAGTGTGCTGCAGCGGGAACGGACCGCGCTGAAGGTGATGATGCAACTGCTCGTCGACCAGCGGGACTGGCTGAGCGTGGGGGACATCGTTCCCGTCGGAGACCTGTTCGACGTGGTCGCCCACGGAGACGAAGCGTTCAGTCCCGAGATGGCGATTCACTTCGATAACGCCAAACGGCTGTATCACCAGAAGCTGCTGCCGATGCTCGAAAAGCAGCATGGCCGCCGCGAAGAGCTGCAGCAGCTTCCCTTCGATGACCCGAAGCGAACCGCCTTCCGCAACGACGACCGGCTGGTGAAGACACTGCTGCTCTCGGCCCTGGTGCCGCAGGTGGAGTCGCTCAGCGGGCTGAATGCAGAGCGGCTGGCGGCCCTCAATCACGGGACGATCCGCACGCCGGTGCCGGGGCGCGAAGGGCAGGAAGTGCTCCGCCGCTGCCGGCAGTGGGCGGCGACGGTCGGCGAGATCCGTATTGGTGAGGAGTCGACGAACCCGACGATCTCGGTGCAGCTTTCCGGCGTCGATACCGAGAGCATCATTCGCCAGGCGGAGCGGGAAGACAATCAGGGGAACCGCATTCGTCGCGTGCGTCAGATGCTGTTCGAACAGCTCGGCGTCGAAGGGGATGGCGAGTTCGAGCACCGCTACGATTTCCTGTGGCGGAATACGTCACGCGAATGCGTGGTGCTCTTCCGCAACATCCGCGAGCTGACCGACACTTCGCTGCACAATGACGAGGACGAATGGAAGCTGATTGTCGATTTCCCCTTTGATGAGCAGGGGCACGGGCCGCGGGACGACATCAGTAAACTGCAGGCCTACAAGTCGTCCCACCCGGACGGTGCCAGAACCATCTGCTGGGTGCCGCAGTTCTTCAGCGAAGAAGCCCGCAGCGATCTGGGGCTGCTGGTCGTTCTCGAATACGTTCTGACGGGGGAGCGGTTCGACCAGTATTCGAGTCACCTTTCCCCGCAGAACCGGCAGGCGGCCAAGTCGCAGCTGGAGAACCAGCGAAGTGTGCTGCGGCAGCGGGTGCGTAACCATCTGAACGCCGCCTACGGCCTGGACGAGACGGCTGGCGCGGCACTGGATGCGCTGCACGATCTGGACAAAAGTGAACAGTTCGTTTCGCTTTGGCCGTCATTCGATCCGCAGCCTCCCGTGGCCGCCGACCTGCGGGGCATGATGGAGAAACTGCTGGGGCAGGCGCTGGAAAGCGAGTTTCCGGCTGCTCCCGAGTTCGAAGCCGAAGTTCGCTCGGCCAACCTCAAGAAGGTGTTCGCCGTCGGCATTGATGCGGCCCGCGACGGCAAACGGGCCGCGGTCGACAAGCCTCTCCGTCCTCTTGTGCGGGGGATCGCGAACCCGCTGCGGATTGGCGACATGGGGCACGATGCGACGCATTTCGCCATCGGCGACTACTGGAAGTCACACTTCGACCGCAGGGCGAGCGAGACCGGTGGTCCGGTGAGCATCGCGCAGCTTCGCAGGTGGATCGACGAGCCTCAGCCGATGGGGCTTCCCAAAGAGGTCGAGAATCTGATCATCCTCGTCTATGCCGAGCAGACGAATCGAATCGTCATTCGGCATGGGGCTCCGTACGACGCGACGCTGACGCATCTGCCCAACGACTGCGAGCTGCGGCGTGAAGTGCTGCCGCCCGAGTCGGCATGGAACACTGCAGTCGATGTTGCGGGCAAGGTCTTCGGTGTGGCGGCGTCTCCCCTGCTCAAGGCGGTGAACGTCTCGCGACTGGCCGAAGAAGTGAGGAAGCTGGCCGCTCACGATCGGGTGCCTTGCCAGACGTTCGCCCGCAGGCTGAAGGAACGGCTGAGCATGCTCGAGATCGGAGATTCGGATCGGCTCAAGACCGCCGAAGCCACAGCCACCCTTGTCGAGCAGGTGCACGCGAATGCGGCGGGCGACGACAACGCACTCGTAGCCGCTCTCGCCGGTGCCCGTATCGCGACGACGGCGGAGGCGATGGGAGAATGCCGGGCCAATGCACAGGGAATGGCGGCGACTCTTGAGAGCACCAACTGGGAGCTGTTCGAGTCGCTGGCGAGTCTGGAGGGGCAGATCCCGGAGAAGGTTGCCGAGGTCAAAAGCCTGATTCGCGAGAGTCTGACCAGCAACGAACATGTGATCGCCCTGGGGCCGGCTTTGAAGAAGGCTCAGGCGATGTCGATCCGGCTGATTACCTCTGCCGCCAGCACGTCAGCCCCCGTGCCACAGCCCCCGCCCGCCGCACCCGTTGCCGGCTCCGCAGTGACCAGTGCGTCGGAGACGCAGGAAGCGAGTCCCGCTGTGACTCAGTCCTCCGAGTATCGCCGCGCCGAACCGGGCAGGAGGGTCGTTGATCAGGGTGAAGCATCCGGGGTGGATCTCGACAGGGCCGGACAGCGGCTGGAACAGCTTCGCCAGCACGTGAAGGAGGGGCGGCAGGTGCGGGTGAATCTGCAGTGGATCGTGGAAGAGGAGACCGACGCGTGA